The Kwoniella shandongensis chromosome 8, complete sequence genome contains the following window.
ACGCCTCGAATGAGCATGTTTCGGTCACCTGAACGTCATGTTAACGTCCACTGGTCGACCGTAACCCACATCATACCTTAACATCAACCTATCTCGTCTTCTCTTGGACAGCTTGTAGGGAACAGCACAATCATGTCGGAACCCATTCCACCTCACACCTACGCATCGACGCATGCTCATCCCAATCATATCGATTTACCACCTCAACAAACCGTTCCCGCACCTGCGACAGATGACCTGCTCGAGTCACCGACAGTGCCCACTCCCAGCTCTGCAAGACCACCACCTGCGAGAGGGATACTGAAGAATGCTGCCCGAAGACCTAGTGGCATGAGCGACGATGCCATGCTCGATGGTGAAAGACAGCCTGGGGATCAGTGAGTGGTCCACACTTGGACATGTATTGACCTGCGTGCTAATAACGCCCTGTGCGTCTGTTCAGCTTGCAATGGGACGAAGCGAACATTGCTTTGACCGAGATACAGAAGGACTCGTTGATGTAAGCTACTGTGAATGAATATTGTATGGCTGTGCTGACTTCCTTTGCAGGAAGATTGACGAGCCGAAGACACCGTATGTGCGCTATGACGCGGAACACGACCGAGTGATCACCGATGGTATGTTAAGCGTACTACCACTCGGAAGCATCTCGCTGACCTAGTCATCTGTCGTGAATATCTCAGACGACGTCCCTGGTTTTGATCTTGAGAGCGACAAGATTCCCAAGTCTCCTGCAACGTCAAcgaggagcaggtgagtttAATCACCTTCAATGTAAATAAGGAAGGCTTGTATGCTAACGCGTGTTACTCTTCATCATAGCTTGCCCGACACCCCCGACCACGCGACGACAGTCCACAATACCCTTATCAACTCTCAAAATACCGCACCTCGacgaccatcttcatctgccTCATCCTCCCGTTCCGCCTCCTTTTCACTACCCAACAAAGACCGTCCCGTTCGACCtggctcttcatcctcaacatcgcCGCGACCATCTGTCCCAGCACCTTTGGGTGTCGGTGCGACAGCTGCCAACACCGCCGCGAACGCTGGCGAGGTCTTCTCCGActcggatgaggagatggacgaggagaccAAAGCCAAGCATAGGgagtttgagaagaagaggaacagcCATTATTCGAAAGAGGCTGCTTTCGCTatgaagaaggcgaaggagctgTTacagaaggaagatgaagaagcagaggcggaggaggaggttgatggtGTGAACGGGCAAGCAAACGGGAAGATGGATGTAGATGAGGCATAAGTTGTGAAGCATCGAGGTCATAACCGCACTGTTCATTATCCTCAAGCAGGACTGAACATAGACTGATAAGTCTGTATTTCGATATGAAGGGCAACGGTGTTTTGACGAGTGATATGTATTTCCGTGTATTATATGTTTGTCCGATCATGGATTACGGACCACCTACGCCTAGGCACAAATTGGGCACCAGTTCAGCAGTTTCAGTACGGGAGCGTTCAGTCAAGATACTTTGTTCGCGAGACGAAATATTTGAGCCCGAGCCTTGCGGCGGAGGACATCTGATAGTGTATCAAGCAAGCCTTACCGACAGTCCATCATCTCGGACGGGCTCGCACTACCGATACATACTGGAAGTATTCTGGACTTGCGCCGGAGGATATATTACCGGGTCCACAAACCCAAACCAGCGGTGGCTAGCTTGAATACATCGAAATGGATGAGAATACGAACAGCAAGCCGACCCACATGATGATCTTTATGCAAGGGGACGAGTCCGTATGCAAAGGATTCAGGCATGAGACTTGAACTTTAGCGCAAGTGGCATGCAATGATCAATAATTGAACCTCCTCAAAATTCATGCTATATATATAAACGAGAACTGTGATCAACATCCAATATCCAATAGGATCGAATCCGAATTAGTACAGTGGTTAGTATAGCCGCCTTTCAGGAGATCTTCAACGATCAACTACGCGGTCGACCGGGGTTCGAACCCCCGATTCGGAATAACTTTTTGCTTTTGTTTTCTTAGCTGCCACAGTGCTTTTTTGCCTTACAATATAGGGGGACTTTCCATCGGAAAGATGGTAAGTGGCGAGATTAGATATGCCTCCCATATAGAATTGAAATTTCCTGCGGTAGATCGTCCACCATCAACATACAATTGTGATCAAGTTGCCCTTCTCTATCATACACTGTACATAACGAGCAAGCAAGCACGATGTCGATAACAGAGAACGAGACCACACCTTCCCTtaccaaggaggagaaacgaTTAcgcaaggaggagaagcgaaaggccaaagctgctgctgcaggAACTACCGCTGAGGCTTCTGCACCTGCAGATGGTgaggtgaaagtgaagagagagaagaaggacaagaaggacaagaagaggagcaagGATGTagctgaggaagaggctgctgctcctgctgcgCCCGTCGCTGCTGAGAGCGATGCCGAGGagagaccgaagaagaagtcgaagaaggtcaagacTGAACCCGAGACCAGCGCCTCTGCAACTCCCGCCGAGTCAGTAACCCCCGCTGCTCCCACCGCCGAGGGCGACGCCGCCGCCCCTGCTCTTTCCaagaagcagcagaagaaACTTGCCAAAGCACAagctgctgccgccgctCCTGCATCAACCTCCGCCGTCCCTGTCATTTCTATCTCTCAGACATTCACACCTGAACACAACGCCTACCTCAAAGAACAAGGTATCACCCTTCAACCTTCTCTTTACCCACCACTcctttccatcccttctctccctatcAACCCCGCTATCCAACCTTACCTTTCCGCATACACCAAACCTACACCTATCCAATCGTGTTCATGGCCCGCTTTGTTGGTCAAGCGAGATGTTGTCGGTATCGCCGAGACCGGTTCTGGTAAAACACTCGCTTTCGGTGTCCCAGGTgtcaacctcctctctcatctcccccCACCAAATGGAGGAAAGAAGTCCAAGGGAGGTCAAATACAAATGCTCGTCTTGGCACCTACGAGAGAGTTGGCCCAACAGTCACACGATACCCTCGTAGCGTTGGGAAAGACTGTTGGTTTGAACAGTGTTTGTATTTTCGGTGGAGTTGGGAAAGATGGTCAGATCTCAgaattgaggaagaaggagacgaggatcGTAGTTGGAACTCCAGGTAGAACGT
Protein-coding sequences here:
- a CDS encoding ATP-dependent RNA helicase DBP3, with product MSITENETTPSLTKEEKRLRKEEKRKAKAAAAGTTAEASAPADGEVKVKREKKDKKDKKRSKDVAEEEAAAPAAPVAAESDAEERPKKKSKKVKTEPETSASATPAESVTPAAPTAEGDAAAPALSKKQQKKLAKAQAAAAAPASTSAVPVISISQTFTPEHNAYLKEQGITLQPSLYPPLLSIPSLPINPAIQPYLSAYTKPTPIQSCSWPALLVKRDVVGIAETGSGKTLAFGVPGVNLLSHLPPPNGGKKSKGGQIQMLVLAPTRELAQQSHDTLVALGKTVGLNSVCIFGGVGKDGQISELRKKETRIVVGTPGRTLDLADSGDLDLSSVSYLVLDEADRMLDQGFENDIRRIIAHTPGHEAGRQTVMFSATWPESVRRLASTFLNDPVRITVGSDELSANKRIEQVVEVLDQSFQKDARLLHHLRTHLKEHPNTAASPTRILVFALYKKEAQRLEFTIRKAGHAVGALHGDMTQDARFKALDAFKTGKQNVLVATDVAARGLDIPDVGLVINVTFPLTTEDFVHRCGRTGRAGKSGKAVTFFTGENHEKSLAGELMRVLRDAGAEIPAEMDRFPTTIKKKEHGSYGAWYKDTTNAPAPTKITFD